In a genomic window of Leisingera caerulea DSM 24564:
- a CDS encoding asparaginase has protein sequence MPKPVPMAEVWRGPLLESLHLGHAVICDASGQVVRSWGDPDAVIYPRSSAKMIQALPLITSGAAARYGLTSEQLALACASHNGALIHTDRVNSWLDQLGLSDDDFRCGPQLPDDIPARNELIKSDSSPCQVHNNCSGKHAGFLTLTQYLGAGTEYIEMDHPVQQACLAAFEETTGQDSPGYGIDGCSAPNFATTVTGLARSMAWFASAADRSDRASEAAQQLVAAMTAHPELVAGETRCCTNLMRAMGGKVAIKTGAEAVFIAILPQQKLGVALKITDGTTRASECAIAALLVSLGVLDAEHPETRKYMNKILYSRRGLECGSIRPAAELLF, from the coding sequence ATGCCGAAACCTGTGCCCATGGCCGAAGTCTGGCGCGGCCCGCTGCTGGAGAGCCTGCATCTGGGTCATGCCGTCATCTGCGATGCCTCCGGGCAGGTGGTGCGCAGCTGGGGCGACCCCGATGCGGTGATTTATCCGCGCAGCTCGGCCAAGATGATCCAGGCGCTGCCGCTGATCACCTCCGGTGCCGCCGCGCGCTACGGCCTCACCTCCGAGCAGCTGGCGCTGGCCTGCGCCTCTCACAATGGTGCCCTTATCCACACGGACCGGGTGAACAGCTGGCTCGATCAGCTGGGGCTATCGGACGACGATTTCCGCTGCGGTCCGCAGCTGCCGGATGACATTCCCGCCCGCAATGAACTGATCAAATCCGACAGCAGCCCCTGCCAGGTGCACAACAATTGCTCAGGCAAGCACGCGGGTTTCCTGACCCTGACCCAGTACCTCGGCGCCGGGACGGAATATATCGAGATGGATCACCCGGTGCAGCAGGCCTGCCTGGCGGCGTTTGAGGAAACCACCGGCCAGGACAGCCCCGGTTACGGAATCGACGGCTGCTCGGCCCCGAACTTTGCCACCACCGTCACCGGGCTGGCCCGTTCGATGGCCTGGTTTGCCAGCGCCGCGGACCGCTCCGACCGCGCATCCGAGGCGGCGCAGCAGCTGGTCGCAGCAATGACCGCGCACCCTGAGCTGGTGGCCGGCGAAACCCGCTGCTGCACCAACCTGATGCGCGCGATGGGCGGCAAGGTCGCAATCAAGACCGGCGCCGAGGCGGTATTTATCGCCATCCTGCCGCAACAAAAGCTGGGCGTGGCGCTCAAGATCACAGATGGCACCACCCGCGCCAGCGAATGTGCGATTGCGGCGCTGCTGGTCAGCCTCGGCGTGCTGGACGCAGAACACCCGGAGACCCGCAAATACATGAACAAGATTCTCTACAGCCGACGTGGGCTGGAATGCGGTTCAATCCGCCCCGCGGCGGAACTGCTGTTCTGA
- a CDS encoding invasion associated locus B family protein yields MALKLARVAAGLCLAALATTASAQETSKNRVAAKVDWSVFEGESPSECWGVSAPKETVNTRDGRVVAVRRSEIQLFVTFREDATPKGEVSFTGGYPFAPGSTVNLAIGDSEYELFTEGEWAWPATPADDAKIITAMKRGTDAVLTARSARGTQTKDTFSLLGFTAAVEDAEKRCSK; encoded by the coding sequence ATGGCATTGAAACTCGCCCGCGTGGCTGCGGGCCTGTGTCTGGCAGCATTGGCAACCACCGCATCTGCGCAGGAAACTTCGAAGAACCGGGTCGCCGCAAAGGTCGACTGGAGTGTGTTCGAAGGTGAAAGCCCGAGCGAATGCTGGGGCGTGTCCGCACCTAAGGAAACAGTGAACACCCGCGACGGCCGCGTGGTGGCGGTGCGCCGCAGCGAGATCCAGCTGTTTGTCACCTTCCGCGAAGACGCCACCCCCAAGGGCGAGGTGAGCTTTACCGGCGGCTATCCGTTTGCGCCCGGTTCCACCGTCAACCTGGCGATCGGCGACTCCGAGTATGAACTGTTCACCGAAGGCGAATGGGCCTGGCCGGCGACACCCGCGGATGACGCCAAGATCATCACCGCGATGAAGCGCGGCACCGATGCGGTGCTGACCGCGCGCTCCGCCCGCGGCACCCAGACCAAGGATACTTTCTCTCTGCTGGGCTTTACCGCCGCTGTGGAAGACGCCGAGAAGCGCTGCAGCAAGTAA
- a CDS encoding lysozyme inhibitor LprI family protein gives MLRSVFGLLFLLAQPVFADPLLECSDAGSQVEVGECVAKDEERVEAALAAALGFAMDAAEELDKATGRSAAVSALEAGQTAWEAYRAEHCAFVGATYGGGSGTGIAIRSCWTKLGRARIDELMRYAG, from the coding sequence ATGCTGCGCAGCGTTTTCGGTTTACTGTTTTTGCTGGCACAACCCGTTTTCGCCGACCCCTTGCTTGAGTGCAGCGATGCCGGCTCTCAGGTGGAAGTGGGCGAGTGCGTTGCCAAAGACGAGGAGCGCGTGGAGGCTGCGCTCGCCGCGGCATTGGGCTTTGCCATGGATGCTGCAGAAGAACTCGACAAAGCCACCGGCCGAAGCGCCGCAGTTTCTGCACTCGAGGCAGGGCAAACCGCTTGGGAGGCCTACCGGGCGGAGCATTGCGCCTTTGTCGGAGCGACATATGGCGGCGGCTCCGGAACGGGCATTGCGATCCGTTCCTGCTGGACAAAGCTGGGCCGCGCCAGGATTGATGAGCTGATGCGCTATGCCGGGTAG
- the rlmN gene encoding 23S rRNA (adenine(2503)-C(2))-methyltransferase RlmN — protein MTASAPITQDVLTLPRKDPEGGKINLVGLTRDQMREVLIEHGTPEKQAKMRVGQIWQWIYQWGKRDFGEMTNLAKAYRAQLAETFEIRIPEVVSKQVSTDGTRKYLVRIAGGHEVEVVYIPEEDRGTLCISSQVGCTLTCSFCHTGTQKLVRNLTPAEIVGQVMMARDDLEEWPTPGTPKEETRLLSNIVLMGMGEPLYNFENVRDAMKIAMDPEGISLSRRRITLSTSGVVPEIARTAQEIGCLLAISFHATTNETRDVLVPINKRWNIDALLQALADYPKASNSERITFEYVMLDGVNDSDEDAHRLIDHIKRYNIPAKINLIPFNEWPGSPYKRSSNNRIRAFANIIYQAGYASPIRKTRGDDIMAACGQLKSATERARKSRKQIEAEAGMK, from the coding sequence ATGACCGCCAGCGCGCCGATCACTCAAGACGTATTGACCCTGCCCCGCAAGGATCCCGAGGGCGGCAAGATCAATCTTGTCGGCCTGACCCGCGATCAGATGCGCGAGGTGCTGATCGAACACGGCACGCCGGAGAAGCAGGCCAAAATGCGGGTCGGCCAGATCTGGCAGTGGATTTATCAGTGGGGCAAACGCGACTTTGGCGAGATGACCAACCTTGCCAAGGCCTACCGCGCGCAGCTGGCGGAGACGTTTGAAATCCGTATCCCCGAAGTGGTGAGCAAGCAGGTGTCGACCGACGGCACCCGCAAGTACCTGGTGCGCATTGCCGGCGGCCATGAGGTTGAGGTGGTCTATATCCCCGAAGAAGACCGCGGCACCCTGTGCATTTCCTCTCAGGTGGGCTGCACGCTGACCTGCTCCTTCTGCCACACCGGCACTCAGAAGCTGGTGCGCAACCTGACCCCGGCTGAAATCGTCGGCCAGGTGATGATGGCGCGCGACGATCTGGAGGAATGGCCCACGCCCGGCACCCCCAAGGAGGAAACGCGTCTGCTGTCGAACATTGTGCTGATGGGCATGGGCGAGCCGCTGTACAACTTCGAGAATGTCCGTGACGCGATGAAAATTGCAATGGACCCGGAAGGCATCTCCCTGAGCCGCCGCCGGATCACGCTGTCGACCTCCGGCGTTGTGCCGGAAATTGCGCGCACGGCGCAGGAAATCGGCTGCCTTTTGGCAATTTCCTTCCACGCCACCACCAACGAAACCCGCGACGTGCTGGTGCCGATCAACAAGCGCTGGAACATCGACGCGCTGCTGCAGGCGCTCGCGGACTACCCCAAGGCGTCAAACTCTGAGAGGATCACCTTTGAATACGTGATGCTGGACGGCGTGAACGACTCGGACGAGGACGCGCACCGGCTGATCGACCATATCAAGCGCTACAACATCCCGGCCAAGATCAACCTGATCCCGTTCAACGAATGGCCCGGCAGCCCGTACAAGCGGTCTTCGAACAACCGCATTCGGGCGTTTGCCAATATCATCTATCAGGCCGGCTATGCCTCCCCGATCCGCAAGACCCGCGGCGATGACATCATGGCGGCCTGCGGCCAGCTGAAGTCAGCGACCGAACGCGCCCGCAAGAGCCGCAAGCAGATCGAGGCCGAAGCCGGGATGAAGTGA
- a CDS encoding zinc-dependent metalloprotease family protein, whose product MSEVTDYTALLAYTSNDSFRWNSLADLGTSSVVTYSFTSASDLGDASSDPYGASSYWAFDSQQREYFRRALEEFEEASGVIFVETDGPAMINVFGYDGGSAAGWADYPWASSYSTNEGRLAIEGGNIMPGSFGYETVLHEIGHALGLKHPHDGDTTLADHLDTQANTVMTYTYAGYNVTELGAFDVQALQHIYGSSAGTAEWSVRVKSSGMVVIDTGTAAETVLAVGQATKILGRGGSDTLVGREAGDRLIGGAGLDTLVGGYGEDCLIGGKGADVLIGGLDDDEYSGSTNEADKLVGGGGWDTLSGGAGDDTLVGGNGRDRLVGGDGSDQLTGGRHADTFVFVSADYYEQEVITDFGRGGDRIEFSGTSVDEFGDLLISQSGGSTFISYYGHYEIELTGFTGTLTQDDFLFT is encoded by the coding sequence ATGTCCGAGGTAACAGACTACACGGCGCTATTGGCGTACACGTCAAACGACAGTTTCCGCTGGAACAGCCTGGCTGATCTGGGGACCAGCTCAGTTGTGACCTACAGTTTCACGAGCGCCAGTGATCTGGGCGACGCAAGCAGCGACCCCTATGGGGCGTCCAGCTATTGGGCCTTCGACAGCCAGCAGCGTGAATATTTCCGCAGGGCCTTGGAAGAGTTTGAAGAAGCTTCAGGCGTGATCTTCGTCGAAACCGACGGTCCGGCCATGATCAATGTCTTTGGCTATGATGGCGGTTCGGCAGCCGGGTGGGCGGATTATCCCTGGGCCAGCAGCTACTCGACAAACGAAGGCCGCCTGGCGATTGAGGGCGGCAATATTATGCCCGGGTCTTTCGGCTATGAGACTGTTCTGCACGAAATCGGCCACGCGCTGGGACTGAAGCATCCGCATGACGGCGACACCACTTTGGCAGATCACCTGGATACCCAGGCAAACACTGTGATGACCTATACTTATGCCGGGTACAACGTGACTGAGCTGGGAGCCTTTGACGTGCAGGCCCTGCAGCATATCTACGGCAGCAGCGCGGGTACCGCAGAGTGGAGCGTGCGGGTCAAATCCAGCGGCATGGTCGTGATCGACACCGGCACCGCAGCTGAAACCGTTTTGGCGGTCGGCCAGGCTACCAAGATTCTAGGCCGCGGCGGCAGCGACACACTGGTTGGCCGCGAAGCCGGCGACCGGCTGATTGGCGGCGCTGGTCTGGATACCCTCGTCGGGGGCTACGGCGAGGACTGCCTGATCGGCGGCAAGGGAGCGGACGTCCTGATCGGCGGCCTGGACGATGATGAATATTCCGGCAGCACAAATGAGGCGGACAAGCTGGTTGGCGGCGGCGGCTGGGATACTCTCTCCGGCGGAGCCGGAGATGACACGCTGGTGGGCGGTAACGGCCGCGACCGCCTGGTCGGCGGCGACGGATCGGACCAGCTGACAGGCGGCCGCCACGCGGACACCTTTGTTTTTGTGTCGGCTGATTACTACGAACAGGAAGTGATCACGGATTTCGGGCGCGGCGGCGACAGGATCGAATTCTCCGGCACCTCTGTGGACGAGTTCGGTGACCTGTTGATCAGCCAAAGCGGCGGCAGCACGTTCATCAGCTACTACGGACACTACGAGATAGAGCTTACCGGCTTCACCGGCACACTCACCCAGGACGACTTTCTCTTTACCTAA
- a CDS encoding LOG family protein produces MTEDRHSRFSDAHTDRNRAEHVPATPQTRSPAYRLAFADQEFMYREELRPVRLQLELLKPELMLNERGIESTIVMFGGARIPDPEHKDKARTQTLADLSHFYDEAREFARLMTEKSKRSGGRQNVVVTGGGPGVMEAGNRGAADAGGHSIGLSIVLPHEQAPNGYVTPDLSFNFHYFAIRKMHFLMRARAISVFPGGFGTLDELFESLTLIQTGRMERVPFLLFGKQFWDKIINWEALADAGTISDQDLDLFRAVDTAQEAVQIIDNWEPAPPRETLPGRER; encoded by the coding sequence ATGACCGAAGACCGCCACAGCCGTTTCAGCGATGCCCATACCGACCGGAACCGGGCAGAGCATGTGCCCGCCACGCCGCAGACACGGTCGCCTGCCTACCGTCTGGCTTTCGCTGATCAGGAGTTCATGTACCGGGAGGAGCTGCGCCCGGTGCGTTTGCAGCTGGAGCTTCTGAAACCGGAGCTGATGCTGAACGAGCGCGGCATCGAAAGCACCATCGTGATGTTCGGCGGCGCCCGTATTCCGGATCCGGAGCACAAGGATAAGGCGCGCACCCAGACGCTGGCAGATCTGTCGCACTTCTACGATGAAGCGCGTGAATTCGCACGGCTGATGACGGAAAAGTCAAAGCGCAGCGGTGGTCGTCAGAATGTCGTGGTGACCGGCGGCGGACCCGGTGTGATGGAGGCCGGCAATCGCGGTGCAGCGGATGCGGGCGGCCATTCCATCGGCCTGTCGATCGTTCTTCCGCATGAGCAGGCGCCCAACGGCTATGTGACGCCGGATCTCAGCTTCAATTTCCACTATTTCGCGATCCGCAAGATGCATTTCCTGATGCGGGCGCGGGCGATCAGCGTGTTCCCGGGCGGGTTTGGCACCCTGGACGAGCTGTTCGAGAGCCTGACACTGATCCAGACGGGCCGCATGGAGCGGGTGCCCTTCCTGCTGTTCGGCAAGCAGTTCTGGGACAAGATCATCAACTGGGAGGCGCTGGCCGATGCCGGCACCATTTCCGATCAGGATCTGGACCTGTTCCGCGCGGTCGACACCGCCCAGGAAGCGGTTCAGATCATTGACAACTGGGAACCGGCGCCGCCGCGCGAAACCCTTCCCGGGCGCGAACGCTGA
- a CDS encoding threonine/serine dehydratase, translating into MDWQKEITAAAERIRPHVQRTPVMQTQGFGLPFPVELKLEHMQHTGSFKARGAFNTLLSQQVPAAGLVAASGGNHGAAAAYAAHQLGHKARIYVPEMAGPAKISLIERTGADLQVVPGAYANALERAEAYEQETGAMQVHAYDAVATVAGQGTCFAEWQAQGLEADTLLIAVGGGGLIGGALAWFQGSRKIIAVEPETSCALNAALAARQPVDVHVSGVAANALGAKRIGSICFELAATQGITSLTVPDSAITEAQTALWRDRRILVEPAGATALAALMCGAYRPAPGERVAVQICGGNIAPDPLG; encoded by the coding sequence ATGGACTGGCAGAAAGAAATCACCGCAGCGGCAGAGCGCATCCGCCCCCATGTGCAGCGCACCCCGGTGATGCAAACACAGGGCTTCGGACTGCCGTTTCCGGTGGAGCTGAAACTGGAGCATATGCAGCACACCGGCAGCTTCAAGGCCCGCGGCGCCTTTAACACACTGCTGAGCCAACAGGTGCCGGCAGCCGGGCTGGTCGCCGCCTCGGGCGGCAATCACGGTGCCGCCGCGGCCTATGCAGCGCACCAGCTGGGCCACAAAGCGCGGATCTATGTGCCGGAGATGGCAGGCCCTGCCAAAATTTCCCTGATCGAACGCACCGGCGCCGATCTGCAGGTGGTGCCCGGCGCCTATGCCAACGCGCTGGAGCGGGCGGAGGCTTACGAGCAGGAAACCGGCGCCATGCAGGTTCACGCCTATGACGCGGTTGCCACCGTTGCCGGCCAGGGCACTTGCTTTGCCGAATGGCAGGCCCAAGGGCTGGAGGCCGACACACTGCTGATTGCCGTCGGCGGCGGCGGGCTGATCGGCGGCGCGCTGGCCTGGTTCCAGGGCTCCCGGAAGATCATAGCGGTGGAGCCGGAAACCTCCTGCGCGCTGAACGCGGCACTTGCGGCAAGACAGCCTGTCGATGTTCACGTCTCCGGCGTTGCGGCCAACGCCTTGGGCGCCAAGCGCATCGGCAGCATCTGCTTTGAGCTTGCGGCAACGCAGGGCATCACTTCTCTGACTGTGCCGGACAGCGCCATTACCGAAGCCCAGACGGCGCTCTGGCGCGATCGGCGGATCCTGGTCGAACCAGCAGGCGCAACGGCGCTGGCGGCGCTGATGTGCGGCGCCTACCGGCCGGCACCGGGCGAGCGGGTGGCGGTGCAAATCTGCGGCGGCAACATCGCCCCGGATCCGCTGGGATAA
- a CDS encoding GntR family transcriptional regulator, translating to MSATIADTIYQALSERIITGSLAAGEKLRQDHIAREFEASHVPVREALLRLEAHGLAKSEPRRGTRVSALDPSEIREVIEMRVALEVLALTHAFARLTPGDIEAAEAARLACDAAEDMASWERLNRTFHRVILAPCAMPRLLASIDDLHIAAARHLFANWQHQWTRRVDADHAAIVQAMTRRDPAAACDTLRRHLRRVR from the coding sequence ATGTCTGCAACCATTGCCGATACGATCTACCAGGCGTTGAGCGAGCGCATCATCACCGGCAGCCTGGCCGCCGGGGAAAAACTGCGCCAGGACCATATCGCCCGCGAGTTCGAGGCCAGCCATGTGCCGGTGCGCGAGGCGCTTTTGCGGCTGGAAGCGCATGGGCTGGCCAAATCCGAACCCCGCCGCGGCACCAGGGTCAGCGCGCTGGACCCGTCGGAGATCCGCGAAGTGATCGAGATGCGGGTGGCGCTGGAGGTGCTGGCCCTCACCCACGCGTTTGCCCGCCTGACACCCGGGGATATCGAGGCAGCTGAGGCCGCCCGGCTGGCCTGCGACGCAGCAGAGGACATGGCTAGCTGGGAGCGCCTGAACCGCACGTTTCACCGGGTGATCCTGGCGCCCTGTGCGATGCCGCGGCTGCTGGCCTCAATCGACGATCTGCATATCGCCGCTGCCCGGCACCTGTTTGCCAACTGGCAGCACCAGTGGACCCGCCGGGTGGACGCCGACCACGCCGCCATCGTCCAGGCGATGACCCGCCGCGATCCCGCCGCCGCCTGCGATACCCTGCGCCGCCACCTGCGCCGGGTGCGCTGA
- the dapD gene encoding 2,3,4,5-tetrahydropyridine-2,6-dicarboxylate N-succinyltransferase: protein MSNAQLEAAIEAAWEARDTITPATTGEQRDAIEDTLNALDSGQLRVAEKLESGDWHVNQWAKKAVLLGFRIKDMEIQEGGPQAGGWWDKVDSKFAGWGEADWKSAGFRAVPNCVVRKSAYIAPGAVLMPSFVNLGAYVDEGTMVDTWATVGSCAQIGKNVHLSGGVGIGGVLEPMQAGPTIIEDNCFIGARSEVVEGCIVREGSVLGMGVFIGKSTKIVDRETGEVMYGEVPPYSVVVAGSMPSKNNISLYCAVIVKRVDEKTRSKTGINELLRD from the coding sequence ATGTCCAACGCCCAGCTGGAAGCAGCGATCGAAGCCGCCTGGGAGGCGCGCGACACCATCACCCCCGCCACCACCGGCGAACAGCGTGACGCTATCGAAGACACCCTGAACGCGCTCGATTCCGGTCAGCTGCGGGTGGCCGAGAAGCTGGAAAGCGGCGACTGGCACGTGAACCAGTGGGCCAAGAAGGCCGTGCTGCTGGGCTTCCGCATCAAGGACATGGAAATCCAGGAAGGCGGCCCGCAAGCCGGCGGCTGGTGGGACAAGGTCGACAGCAAATTTGCCGGCTGGGGCGAAGCTGACTGGAAATCCGCCGGCTTCCGCGCGGTGCCGAACTGCGTGGTCCGCAAGTCCGCCTATATCGCGCCCGGCGCGGTGCTGATGCCCTCCTTCGTGAACCTCGGCGCCTATGTCGATGAAGGCACCATGGTCGACACCTGGGCCACCGTCGGCTCCTGCGCGCAGATCGGCAAGAACGTGCATCTCTCGGGCGGCGTCGGCATCGGCGGCGTGCTGGAACCGATGCAGGCAGGCCCCACCATCATCGAGGACAACTGCTTCATCGGCGCCCGTTCCGAGGTGGTCGAAGGCTGCATCGTGCGCGAAGGCTCGGTTCTGGGCATGGGCGTGTTCATCGGCAAATCGACCAAGATCGTCGACCGTGAGACCGGCGAAGTGATGTATGGCGAAGTGCCACCCTACTCCGTGGTTGTGGCGGGCTCGATGCCGTCGAAGAACAACATCAGCCTATACTGCGCGGTGATCGTGAAGCGTGTTGATGAGAAGACCCGCTCCAAGACCGGCATCAACGAGCTGCTGCGCGACTGA
- a CDS encoding formimidoylglutamate deiminase yields MQTIFAQRARLPKGWAENLRLTVENSRISSLETGAAPQAGDAKVDALLPSLGNLHSHSFQRAMAGMTEYRAAGKDSFWTWRELMYRFMDRITPEQYEAIAALVFMEMLEAGYASVGEFHYVHHRPGGAQFGSMTELSERVFAAASQTGIGLTHLPVLYSYGGAGKQALSGGQQRFGNSVAEFSALVSRAREIATRDLPEDASVGIAPHSLRATCPEDLAEVLQIQDGLPVHIHIAEQPKEVADISGWLGARPVEWLLENVPVDGKWCLIHATHMTSAETIGMARSGAVAGLCPITEANLGDGPFNGVEYLAHDGAFGVGSDSNVRISLPEELRTLEYSQRLRDLARNVLVPGEGSVGETLYLGAAKGGAQALGRDGGRIEEGALADLAAIDSGVPALCALEPEQLLDGLCFAAGDDTVTDVWSAGRHVVQQGRHIARDSVIAGYKTAVKELLYSL; encoded by the coding sequence ATGCAGACCATATTTGCCCAGCGCGCCCGCCTGCCTAAGGGATGGGCTGAGAACCTCCGGCTGACGGTTGAGAATAGCCGGATTTCGTCCCTGGAAACCGGTGCCGCGCCGCAGGCAGGGGATGCCAAGGTGGACGCGCTGCTGCCATCGCTGGGCAATCTGCATTCGCACAGCTTTCAGCGCGCCATGGCCGGGATGACCGAGTACCGCGCAGCTGGGAAGGACAGTTTCTGGACCTGGCGCGAGCTGATGTACCGCTTCATGGACCGCATCACCCCTGAACAGTATGAGGCTATCGCCGCGCTGGTCTTCATGGAAATGCTGGAAGCGGGCTACGCCTCCGTTGGCGAATTTCACTACGTTCACCACCGGCCCGGCGGCGCGCAGTTCGGGTCCATGACGGAACTTAGCGAGCGGGTGTTTGCCGCAGCCAGCCAGACCGGCATCGGCCTCACCCACCTGCCAGTGCTTTATAGCTATGGCGGGGCTGGAAAACAGGCTCTGAGCGGGGGGCAGCAGCGGTTTGGCAACTCAGTCGCAGAGTTCTCCGCGCTCGTCAGCCGCGCCCGCGAAATTGCCACACGGGACCTTCCGGAGGATGCGAGCGTTGGTATCGCACCTCATTCGCTGCGGGCCACTTGCCCCGAGGATCTGGCGGAGGTGCTGCAGATCCAGGACGGGCTGCCCGTGCATATCCACATCGCCGAACAGCCCAAGGAAGTGGCGGACATCAGCGGTTGGCTGGGCGCGCGGCCTGTAGAATGGCTGCTGGAAAACGTGCCCGTGGATGGCAAATGGTGCCTGATCCACGCCACCCATATGACCAGTGCTGAAACCATCGGCATGGCCCGCTCCGGCGCCGTTGCAGGCCTCTGCCCGATCACTGAGGCCAACCTGGGCGACGGCCCGTTCAACGGTGTGGAATACCTGGCGCATGATGGGGCCTTTGGGGTCGGGTCCGATTCTAACGTGCGGATTTCGCTGCCGGAGGAGCTGCGGACGCTGGAATATTCCCAGCGCCTGCGCGACCTGGCGCGCAACGTTCTGGTACCGGGCGAGGGCTCGGTTGGTGAGACTCTGTACCTGGGCGCGGCCAAGGGCGGGGCGCAGGCGCTGGGGCGCGATGGCGGGCGGATCGAGGAAGGCGCGCTGGCGGATCTGGCGGCAATTGACAGCGGCGTGCCCGCTCTTTGTGCGCTGGAGCCGGAGCAACTGCTGGACGGGCTCTGCTTTGCGGCAGGAGATGACACTGTGACCGACGTCTGGAGCGCAGGCCGCCATGTGGTGCAGCAAGGCCGTCATATCGCGCGGGACAGCGTGATTGCAGGCTACAAGACGGCAGTCAAAGAGCTGCTCTACAGCCTCTAA
- a CDS encoding HutD/Ves family protein, with product MRISALTAQAVPWKNGGGVTRELAVHKEGGRKVWRLSLAEIAQSGPFSAFPGLARIHCVVEGAGHTLSNDSTQLEARPLEPLCFDGGVDLHCRLRDGPCRAFNVIYDPGRVTAEPRILADGLVPGPESWQVLLVVSGSVEMAGTDRLGPGEGVVTESAASAVITGGGAVIQVRFLPV from the coding sequence ATGCGCATCTCCGCTTTAACCGCTCAGGCAGTGCCTTGGAAGAACGGCGGCGGTGTGACCCGCGAACTGGCCGTGCACAAGGAAGGCGGCCGGAAGGTCTGGCGCCTCAGTCTGGCGGAAATCGCCCAAAGCGGCCCGTTTTCCGCCTTTCCGGGACTCGCCCGTATCCATTGCGTTGTCGAAGGCGCTGGCCACACCCTGTCCAACGACAGCACGCAGCTGGAGGCCCGGCCTCTGGAGCCACTGTGCTTCGATGGCGGAGTGGATTTGCACTGCCGCTTGCGAGATGGGCCCTGCAGGGCGTTCAACGTGATCTACGACCCGGGACGGGTGACGGCAGAACCCAGAATTCTGGCAGACGGCCTAGTTCCGGGTCCGGAAAGCTGGCAAGTGCTGTTAGTGGTCTCCGGCAGCGTGGAGATGGCAGGTACAGACCGTCTCGGCCCCGGAGAAGGTGTCGTGACGGAGAGCGCCGCCAGCGCGGTGATCACCGGCGGCGGTGCTGTCATCCAAGTGCGGTTTTTGCCAGTTTAG
- a CDS encoding transporter substrate-binding domain-containing protein, translating into MLYLRLITAAFLLLWGQLLSAQVLTVNTVTRPPFSMVAEGRDTGFSLELLKLLAERLDWEYRINRTDSFAGMLDGVRSGEADLAAANISITASREVLMDFSQPIFESGLQIMIQADEIRQPSLVRALLSWDLAAAIGIAFLLLFGGGMVMWAFERRAQPYFDRPLKEAWFPSFWWALNLVVNGGFEERVPRTPVGRVFGVVLVVSSLFIVSVFVAKITAVMTVEAISGSVNSVNDLYGKSVGTIDGSTAAGFLNRREIDYSAYAGLEDMLAGFERGDVTAVVFDAPVLNYYVQQGGHQYGHTIGQPFLRENYGLVFPAGSPLVEEVNQALLAMQEDGSYDTLYRKWFGSQN; encoded by the coding sequence GTGCTGTACCTCCGCCTGATCACCGCCGCCTTCCTCCTGCTGTGGGGGCAATTGCTGTCTGCGCAGGTACTGACGGTCAACACTGTCACCCGGCCGCCGTTCTCGATGGTGGCGGAGGGGCGCGACACCGGTTTCTCGCTTGAACTCCTCAAGCTCCTGGCAGAGCGGCTTGACTGGGAGTACCGCATCAACCGCACGGACAGTTTTGCTGGCATGCTGGACGGCGTCCGCAGCGGCGAAGCCGATCTGGCCGCCGCAAATATCTCGATCACCGCCTCGCGCGAGGTGCTGATGGACTTCAGTCAGCCGATCTTCGAAAGCGGCCTGCAAATCATGATTCAGGCCGATGAGATCCGCCAGCCGTCACTGGTGCGGGCGCTGCTTTCTTGGGACCTGGCTGCTGCGATCGGCATCGCCTTTCTGCTGCTGTTCGGCGGCGGCATGGTGATGTGGGCCTTTGAACGCCGCGCCCAGCCCTATTTCGACCGCCCCTTGAAAGAGGCCTGGTTTCCCTCCTTCTGGTGGGCGCTGAACCTTGTGGTGAACGGCGGGTTTGAGGAACGGGTGCCGCGCACGCCGGTCGGGCGCGTGTTCGGGGTGGTGCTGGTGGTGTCCTCGCTGTTCATCGTCTCGGTCTTTGTTGCCAAGATCACTGCGGTGATGACGGTGGAGGCGATCAGCGGCTCAGTGAACTCGGTGAACGACCTCTATGGCAAATCCGTAGGCACCATCGACGGCTCCACCGCCGCCGGGTTCCTGAACCGGCGCGAGATCGACTATTCCGCCTATGCCGGGCTGGAAGACATGCTGGCAGGGTTTGAACGTGGAGACGTGACCGCTGTAGTCTTTGATGCGCCGGTGCTGAATTACTACGTCCAGCAGGGCGGCCACCAATACGGCCACACAATCGGCCAGCCCTTCCTGCGCGAAAATTACGGCCTGGTGTTCCCGGCCGGCTCGCCGCTGGTGGAGGAGGTCAATCAGGCGCTCCTCGCGATGCAGGAGGACGGCAGCTACGACACCCTCTACCGCAAATGGTTCGGCAGCCAGAACTGA